One window from the genome of Micromonospora aurantiaca ATCC 27029 encodes:
- a CDS encoding ABC transporter permease subunit yields the protein MSAPLSGPGSAPQAPGREPVRRGLPRTSRTARQHAPITATGLVVKVVLLGLVAGIAIWAAFPLIEAEHWLALGVLAVTTAGLFYLYLSRRHIPAKYLVPGTLFLIAFQVFPVLYTASTAFTNFGDGHRGSKDDAIVAVQTASVKQVPGSTEYNLTIATKGDPATGALTFLLSDPKTKDVFAGDADGLRKLDAADVEVSSLSGKITAADGYTLLNIGQASNRSDAVTALIVPTDEGAIRSNGLTRAYEGKAIRAYDAGCDCVKDSETGRTWTADEKSGSFVAADGERLAQGWKVDVGLKNFSTVLTNPNISGPFFGTLAWNFAFAIGSTGLTFLLGMAIALALHSPRMRGTNLYRMVLILPYAMPSFAMLLIWRDMFNTDFGLLNNLFGLDVDWFGGNWSARIAVLLVQLWLGYPYMFLVATGALQAIPRELTEATSVDGASPWQSFRAVTLPLLLVALSPLLIASFAYNFNNVNAILFTTEGGPFAPDNPTNGATDLLITYTYRLAFGAQGAEFGLAATVSIFIFAIVATVSAISFRRTRKQEEVYS from the coding sequence ATGAGCGCGCCGCTGTCCGGCCCGGGGTCTGCACCGCAGGCCCCGGGCCGGGAGCCCGTACGCCGTGGGCTCCCGCGCACGTCCCGTACCGCGCGGCAACACGCGCCGATCACCGCGACCGGCCTCGTCGTCAAGGTGGTCCTGCTCGGCCTGGTGGCCGGGATCGCGATCTGGGCGGCCTTCCCGCTCATCGAGGCCGAACACTGGCTCGCGCTGGGCGTCCTGGCGGTCACCACCGCCGGCCTGTTCTACCTCTATCTGAGCCGCCGGCACATCCCGGCCAAGTACCTGGTCCCCGGCACGCTCTTCCTGATCGCGTTCCAGGTCTTCCCGGTGCTCTACACCGCGAGCACCGCGTTCACGAACTTCGGCGACGGCCACCGCGGCAGCAAGGACGACGCGATCGTCGCCGTGCAGACCGCCTCGGTGAAGCAGGTGCCCGGCTCGACCGAGTACAACCTCACCATCGCCACCAAGGGCGACCCGGCGACCGGCGCCCTGACCTTCCTGCTCAGCGACCCGAAGACCAAGGACGTCTTCGCCGGCGACGCGGACGGGCTGCGCAAGCTCGACGCCGCCGACGTCGAGGTGAGCAGCCTCAGCGGCAAGATCACCGCGGCGGACGGCTACACCCTGCTGAACATCGGGCAGGCCAGCAACCGCAGCGACGCCGTCACCGCGCTCATCGTGCCCACCGACGAGGGTGCCATCCGCTCCAACGGCCTGACCCGGGCGTACGAGGGCAAGGCCATCCGGGCGTACGACGCCGGATGCGACTGCGTCAAGGACAGCGAGACCGGCAGGACGTGGACCGCCGACGAGAAGTCCGGCTCCTTCGTCGCCGCCGACGGCGAGCGCCTCGCCCAGGGCTGGAAGGTCGACGTCGGGCTGAAGAACTTCAGCACCGTGCTCACCAACCCGAACATCTCCGGCCCGTTCTTCGGCACGCTCGCCTGGAACTTCGCGTTCGCGATCGGCTCCACCGGGCTGACGTTCCTGCTCGGCATGGCCATCGCGCTCGCGCTGCACTCACCCCGGATGCGCGGCACCAACCTGTACCGGATGGTGCTGATCCTGCCGTACGCCATGCCGTCGTTCGCCATGCTGCTGATCTGGCGGGACATGTTCAACACCGACTTCGGCCTGCTCAACAACCTGTTCGGGCTGGACGTCGACTGGTTCGGCGGCAACTGGTCGGCCCGGATCGCGGTGCTCCTGGTGCAGCTCTGGCTCGGCTACCCGTACATGTTCCTGGTCGCCACCGGCGCCTTGCAGGCCATTCCGCGGGAGCTGACCGAGGCGACCTCGGTCGACGGCGCGTCGCCCTGGCAGTCGTTCCGGGCGGTCACCCTGCCGCTGCTGCTGGTGGCGCTGTCGCCGCTGCTGATCGCGTCGTTCGCGTACAACTTCAACAACGTCAACGCGATCCTGTTCACCACCGAGGGCGGCCCGTTCGCGCCGGACAACCCGACCAACGGCGCCACCGACCTGCTGATCACCTACACGTACCGGCTCGCGTTCGGCGCACAGGGCGCCGAGTTCGGCCTGGCCGCCACCGTCTCGATCTTCATCTTCGCGATCGTGGCGACGGTGTCGGCGATCAGCTTCCGGCGGACCCGCAAGCAGGAGGAGGTGTACTCGTGA
- a CDS encoding GntR family transcriptional regulator, with the protein MSARIRIDAESAVPPYEQVRAQFAARIGDGRLPVGTRLPAVRQLAADLGLAVNTVARAYRELEGAGLVETRGRHGTVVAPGRDDATDRLHRAAAEYAAEARRLGVAPERAVALVRAALDAGTRG; encoded by the coding sequence ATGAGCGCGCGGATCCGGATCGACGCCGAGTCGGCGGTGCCGCCGTACGAGCAGGTGCGGGCGCAGTTCGCCGCGCGCATCGGCGACGGGCGGCTGCCGGTGGGCACCCGGCTCCCGGCCGTGCGGCAGCTCGCCGCCGACCTGGGGCTGGCGGTGAACACCGTGGCGCGGGCGTACCGGGAACTGGAGGGCGCCGGCCTGGTGGAGACGCGCGGCCGGCACGGCACGGTGGTGGCCCCCGGCCGGGACGACGCCACCGACCGGCTGCACCGGGCCGCCGCCGAGTACGCCGCCGAGGCGCGGCGCCTGGGTGTCGCGCCGGAGCGGGCTGTCGCGCTGGTCCGTGCGGCGCTGGACGCCGGTACGCGTGGCTGA
- a CDS encoding sugar ABC transporter permease, producing the protein MTTIAETPTTTRRPARRSRGRWFAQVGWRHLVGVLAVAFSLFPILFVISAAFNPLGTLSSTELLPTGASLENFTNLFDKTAFGHWFLNSLLLAGVASFASIFLSSLAAYAFSRMRFAGRRVGLLALLLIQMFPQFLAIVAIFLIFTTLTDLYPVIGFNTPWGLFLLYMGGALGANTWLMKGFFDTLPKELDESATMDGASHVQVFFRIMLPLVAPILAVTGLLAFIGSINEFIIANVFLTEPESKTLAVGMFGLVAGERNNNFGMFAAGTLLTAIPTVLVFQLLQRYIVSGLTSGAVKG; encoded by the coding sequence GTGACCACCATCGCGGAGACGCCCACGACCACCCGCCGGCCGGCCCGCCGCTCGCGCGGCCGCTGGTTCGCACAGGTGGGCTGGCGGCACCTGGTCGGAGTGCTGGCGGTGGCGTTCAGCCTCTTCCCGATCCTGTTCGTGATCTCGGCGGCGTTCAACCCGCTCGGCACGCTCTCCTCCACCGAGCTGCTGCCGACCGGGGCGTCGCTGGAGAACTTCACGAACCTGTTCGACAAGACCGCGTTCGGCCACTGGTTCCTCAACTCGCTGCTGCTCGCGGGCGTGGCCAGCTTCGCGTCGATCTTCCTGTCGTCGCTCGCGGCGTACGCGTTCTCCCGGATGCGCTTCGCCGGGCGCCGGGTCGGCCTGCTCGCGCTGCTGCTGATCCAGATGTTCCCGCAGTTCCTGGCGATCGTGGCGATCTTCCTGATCTTCACCACGCTCACCGACCTCTACCCGGTGATCGGGTTCAACACCCCGTGGGGCCTGTTCCTGCTCTACATGGGTGGGGCGCTCGGCGCGAACACCTGGCTGATGAAGGGCTTCTTCGACACGCTGCCGAAGGAGCTGGACGAGTCGGCGACCATGGACGGCGCGTCGCACGTGCAGGTCTTCTTCCGGATCATGCTGCCGCTGGTGGCGCCGATCCTGGCGGTGACCGGCCTGCTCGCGTTCATCGGGTCGATCAACGAGTTCATCATCGCCAACGTGTTCCTCACCGAACCCGAGTCGAAGACCCTCGCGGTCGGCATGTTCGGCCTGGTCGCGGGCGAGCGCAACAACAACTTCGGGATGTTCGCGGCGGGCACGCTGCTCACCGCGATCCCGACGGTGCTGGTGTTCCAACTGCTCCAGCGCTACATCGTCTCCGGACTCACCTCCGGAGCGGTCAAGGGCTGA
- a CDS encoding glycoside hydrolase family 13 protein, translating into MSLQPHHDGSATYVPEQEPALGQTVPVFVRVPAGTGVSQVHVRTTGDGEPRFAEARIDRTENGDVWWRADVEVRNPVSNYRFLLDGERGTRWLNAAGLAGHDVPDNGDFKLVSYAPPPAWARDAVIYQIFPDRFARSAAADGRTAPDWAIPCDWDTPVVGRGPETPHQFYGGDLDGVTEHLDHLDRLGVNTVYLTPVFPARSNHRYDASSFDTVDPLLGGDAALARLADAVHARGWRLLGDITSNHTGDAHHWFTAAVSDVNAPERELYYFDLPGSDYESWNGVKSLPKLNWGSAELRRRFATAEDSLLRRWLRPPYGLDGWRVDVANMTGRRGADAYTHEVARLLREVVADTRPDGLLLAEHGHDHTGDLDRDGWHGTMNYVGFTDPVWSWLRHGDEPVPNFLGTPGGVRRRDAGAVLATMNTYRSLVSWRSYTHSWQLLGSHDSARIRTVVGDAARQEVAAGLLATMPGTPVVFAGDELGLTGTNGEGSRTPMPWHRRQSWDRRTFDAYRSLLTLRRDEPALRHGGLRWVHADADTLVFLREAPSSTVLVLARRAPGTPVRLTGVGAGDNVYGDAPALHPDADGTVTLPADGPTFQVWRLR; encoded by the coding sequence ATGTCCCTTCAGCCGCACCACGACGGCTCCGCAACCTACGTCCCGGAGCAGGAGCCCGCGCTCGGGCAGACCGTGCCGGTCTTCGTCCGGGTACCGGCCGGAACCGGCGTCTCCCAGGTACACGTGCGCACCACCGGCGACGGCGAGCCGCGCTTCGCCGAGGCGCGGATCGACCGCACCGAGAACGGCGACGTGTGGTGGCGGGCCGACGTCGAGGTCCGCAACCCGGTCAGCAACTACCGCTTCCTGCTCGACGGCGAACGCGGCACCCGCTGGCTCAACGCGGCCGGGCTGGCCGGCCACGACGTGCCGGACAACGGCGACTTCAAGCTGGTCAGCTACGCCCCGCCGCCGGCCTGGGCCCGGGACGCGGTGATCTACCAGATCTTCCCGGACCGGTTCGCCCGCTCGGCCGCCGCCGACGGCCGGACCGCGCCGGACTGGGCGATTCCGTGCGACTGGGACACCCCGGTCGTCGGCCGCGGCCCGGAGACGCCCCACCAGTTCTACGGCGGCGACCTCGACGGCGTCACCGAGCACCTGGACCACCTGGACCGGCTCGGCGTCAACACCGTCTACCTCACGCCGGTCTTTCCGGCGCGGTCCAACCACAGGTACGACGCGTCGAGCTTCGACACCGTCGACCCGCTGCTCGGCGGCGACGCGGCGCTGGCCCGGCTCGCCGACGCGGTGCATGCCCGGGGCTGGCGGCTGCTCGGCGACATCACCAGCAACCACACCGGCGACGCCCACCACTGGTTCACCGCCGCCGTCTCCGACGTCAACGCGCCCGAACGGGAGCTGTACTACTTCGACCTGCCCGGCTCGGACTACGAGTCGTGGAACGGGGTGAAGTCGCTGCCGAAGCTGAACTGGGGCAGCGCCGAACTGCGCCGCCGGTTCGCCACCGCCGAGGACTCGCTGCTGCGCCGCTGGCTGCGCCCGCCGTACGGGCTGGACGGCTGGCGGGTGGACGTGGCGAACATGACCGGGCGGCGCGGTGCGGACGCGTACACCCACGAGGTGGCGCGGCTGCTGCGCGAGGTGGTCGCCGACACCCGGCCGGACGGGCTGCTGCTCGCCGAGCACGGCCACGACCACACCGGTGACCTGGACCGCGACGGCTGGCACGGGACGATGAACTACGTCGGCTTCACCGACCCGGTCTGGTCCTGGCTGCGCCACGGCGACGAGCCGGTGCCGAACTTCCTCGGCACCCCGGGCGGGGTACGGCGGCGCGACGCGGGCGCGGTGCTCGCCACCATGAACACCTACCGGTCGCTGGTGTCCTGGCGGTCGTACACGCACTCGTGGCAGCTGCTCGGCTCGCACGACTCGGCCCGGATCCGCACCGTGGTCGGCGACGCGGCCCGGCAGGAGGTGGCGGCCGGACTGCTCGCCACCATGCCCGGCACGCCTGTGGTCTTCGCCGGGGACGAGCTGGGCCTGACCGGCACGAACGGCGAGGGCTCGCGTACCCCGATGCCGTGGCACCGGCGCCAGAGCTGGGACCGGCGCACGTTCGACGCGTACCGGTCGTTGCTGACGCTGCGCCGCGACGAGCCGGCGCTGCGGCACGGCGGCCTGCGGTGGGTGCACGCGGACGCGGACACGCTGGTCTTCCTGCGCGAGGCGCCCTCGTCGACGGTGCTGGTGCTGGCCCGCCGCGCCCCCGGCACCCCGGTCCGCCTGACCGGCGTGGGAGCCGGAGACAACGTCTACGGCGACGCCCCCGCCCTCCACCCCGACGCCGACGGCACGGTGACCCTCCCCGCGGACGGCCCCACGTTCCAGGTCTGGCGCCTGCGCTAG
- a CDS encoding LacI family DNA-binding transcriptional regulator, giving the protein MRARLSDIAQQAEVSEATVSRVLNDRPGVAPETRQAVLTALDVLGYERPARLRKRSAGLVGLVVPELDNPIFPAFAQIIESALAPTGYTPVLCTQTPGGVREDEYVEMLLDRQVSGIVFVSGLHADTAADHDRYRTLLARPLPIVMINGYAPGIPAPFVSCDDRESAELAVAHLVALGHRRIGLITGPDRFVPVQRKVAGYKAAMGRLTDISEDELAELTELSLFGVEGGEAAAGRLIERGATGLVCGSDLMALGAIRAARQRGLSVPGDISVVGYDDSPLMAFTDPPLTTVRQPVAAMAVAAVRALVDEINGHPSPNSEYLFRPELVVRGSTAVARPADPPKRQRSATPSLPIPA; this is encoded by the coding sequence ATGCGCGCTCGACTGTCCGACATCGCCCAACAGGCTGAAGTCAGCGAGGCCACGGTGTCGCGGGTGCTCAACGACCGCCCCGGTGTGGCCCCCGAGACCCGGCAGGCCGTCCTCACCGCCCTCGATGTGCTCGGCTACGAACGACCGGCCCGGCTGCGCAAGCGCAGCGCCGGGCTGGTCGGCCTGGTCGTGCCGGAGCTGGACAACCCGATCTTCCCGGCGTTCGCCCAGATCATCGAGTCCGCGCTCGCCCCCACCGGCTACACGCCGGTGCTCTGCACGCAGACGCCTGGTGGCGTCCGCGAGGACGAGTACGTGGAGATGCTGCTCGACCGGCAGGTCTCCGGCATCGTCTTCGTCTCCGGCCTGCACGCCGACACCGCCGCGGACCACGACCGCTACCGCACGCTGCTGGCCCGGCCGCTGCCGATCGTCATGATCAACGGGTACGCCCCCGGCATCCCCGCGCCGTTCGTCTCCTGCGACGACCGCGAGTCGGCGGAACTCGCCGTCGCCCACCTGGTCGCGCTCGGGCACCGCCGGATCGGCCTGATCACCGGCCCGGACCGGTTCGTGCCGGTGCAGCGCAAGGTCGCCGGCTACAAGGCCGCGATGGGGCGCCTGACCGACATCAGCGAGGACGAGCTGGCCGAGCTGACGGAGCTGTCCCTGTTCGGCGTGGAGGGCGGCGAGGCGGCCGCGGGCCGGCTCATCGAGCGCGGCGCGACCGGGCTGGTCTGCGGCTCGGACCTGATGGCGCTCGGCGCGATCCGGGCCGCCCGCCAGCGCGGGCTGTCGGTGCCGGGCGACATCTCCGTGGTCGGGTACGACGACTCCCCGCTGATGGCGTTCACCGACCCGCCGCTGACCACCGTGCGCCAGCCGGTCGCCGCCATGGCCGTGGCCGCGGTGCGGGCCCTGGTCGACGAGATCAACGGCCACCCCTCCCCGAACTCCGAGTACCTGTTCCGGCCCGAGCTGGTGGTACGCGGCTCCACAGCGGTGGCCCGCCCCGCCGACCCCCCGAAGCGCCAGCGCTCCGCCACCCCGTCCCTCCCCATCCCCGCCTGA
- a CDS encoding BMP family lipoprotein: protein MRIASAIVAGGLVLGAAACGEAPDDDKNAGGDGGKKFSACMVTDVGGIDDKSFNASAWKGLQEAQKENDKIEIKNVQSKAEADYEVNLTGFVNQKCDFILAVGGLMSDATKAAAEKNPNQQFGIVDANPGVSNVYPMQFDTAQAAFQAGYLAAGMSKSGKVGTYGGLPIPPVTIFMDGFADGVAYYNKAKSKNVQVLGWDKAAQKGSFANSFEKQDEGKKVSDALVAQGADVVMPVAGGAGLGTTSAAKAAGGKYSVVWVDIDGCESTPDCGVILTTVVKNIPEAVKEAVVKAAGGEKLQSTPGFVGTLANTGVSIAPYHDFESKVPADLKAEVDKIKADIAAGTITVTSKAQPTK, encoded by the coding sequence ATGCGGATCGCCTCCGCCATCGTGGCGGGTGGACTCGTGCTGGGCGCTGCCGCGTGTGGTGAGGCTCCGGACGACGACAAGAACGCCGGCGGCGACGGTGGCAAGAAGTTCAGCGCCTGCATGGTGACCGACGTCGGCGGCATCGACGACAAGTCCTTCAACGCCTCGGCCTGGAAGGGCCTCCAGGAGGCGCAGAAGGAGAACGACAAGATCGAGATCAAGAACGTCCAGTCGAAGGCCGAGGCGGACTACGAGGTCAACCTGACCGGGTTCGTCAACCAGAAGTGCGACTTCATCCTGGCCGTCGGTGGCCTGATGTCGGACGCCACCAAGGCGGCGGCTGAGAAGAACCCGAACCAGCAGTTCGGCATCGTCGACGCCAACCCGGGTGTGTCGAACGTCTACCCGATGCAGTTCGACACCGCGCAGGCCGCGTTCCAGGCCGGTTACCTGGCCGCCGGGATGAGCAAGTCCGGCAAGGTCGGCACCTACGGTGGCCTGCCGATCCCGCCGGTCACCATCTTCATGGACGGCTTCGCCGACGGCGTGGCGTACTACAACAAGGCCAAGAGCAAGAACGTCCAGGTTCTGGGCTGGGACAAGGCCGCCCAGAAGGGCTCCTTCGCGAACTCGTTCGAGAAGCAGGACGAGGGCAAGAAGGTCTCCGACGCGCTGGTCGCTCAGGGCGCCGACGTCGTGATGCCGGTCGCCGGTGGCGCCGGTCTCGGCACCACCTCCGCGGCCAAGGCCGCGGGCGGCAAGTACTCGGTCGTCTGGGTGGACATCGACGGCTGCGAGAGCACCCCGGACTGCGGGGTGATCCTGACCACCGTCGTCAAGAACATCCCCGAGGCCGTCAAGGAGGCCGTGGTGAAGGCCGCCGGTGGCGAGAAGCTCCAGTCCACCCCGGGCTTCGTCGGCACGCTGGCCAACACCGGCGTCTCGATCGCCCCGTACCACGACTTCGAGAGCAAGGTCCCCGCGGACCTGAAGGCCGAGGTCGACAAGATCAAGGCGGACATCGCCGCCGGCACCATCACCGTCACCTCGAAGGCCCAGCCGACCAAGTGA
- a CDS encoding glycoside hydrolase family 13 protein codes for MTSVPSTTPRTADDDWWRSAVVYQVYVRSFADANADGVGDLQGIRQRLPYLRDLGVDALWLTPFYTSPQVDAGYDVADYRDVDPLFGNLTDFDEMITDAHALGLRIIVDMVPNHTSSAHPWFAAALAAGPGSPERERYLFADGKGEQGELPPNDWESIFGGPAWTRVVDGQWYLHLFDPAQPDLNWRHPEVRAEFEDVLRFWLDRGVDGFRIDVAHGMIKAEGLPDVGFNSMTTGQRQSELLGKGRLPYFDQDEVHDIYRAWRPILDSYPGGRMAVAEAWAETPQRLARYIGPDELHQAFSFDFLDATWSADSFRKVIDTALAESTIVGAPTTWVLSNHDRQRHVTRYGDGEVGLRRARAAALLMFALPGCAYVYQGEELGLPEVLDLPDELRQDPAFRRTGESRDGCRVPIPWGGELPPYGFGPDGSELSWLPAPATWRSLSVAAQTGVPGSTLELYRTALRTRHEHPALAGLDAITWLETEPGVLAFRRTAGDAEVTCVVNISGAEVTVSGYGRPLVASAELTERGDGHVLPVDAAAWFERR; via the coding sequence ATGACCTCCGTCCCCAGCACCACCCCACGCACCGCCGACGACGACTGGTGGCGGTCCGCGGTCGTCTACCAGGTGTACGTCCGCAGCTTCGCTGATGCGAACGCCGACGGTGTGGGTGACCTCCAGGGCATCCGGCAGCGCCTGCCGTACCTGCGCGACCTCGGCGTGGACGCGCTCTGGCTGACGCCGTTCTACACGTCGCCGCAGGTCGACGCCGGCTACGACGTGGCCGACTACCGCGACGTCGACCCGCTGTTCGGCAACCTGACCGACTTCGACGAGATGATCACCGACGCGCACGCGCTCGGCCTGCGGATCATCGTGGACATGGTGCCGAACCACACCTCCAGCGCGCACCCGTGGTTCGCCGCCGCGCTGGCCGCCGGACCGGGTTCGCCGGAGCGTGAGCGCTACCTGTTCGCCGACGGCAAGGGCGAGCAGGGCGAGCTGCCGCCGAACGACTGGGAGAGCATCTTCGGCGGTCCGGCGTGGACGCGCGTGGTCGACGGCCAGTGGTACCTGCACCTGTTCGACCCGGCCCAGCCCGACCTGAACTGGCGCCACCCGGAGGTGCGGGCCGAGTTCGAGGACGTGCTGCGCTTCTGGCTGGACCGTGGCGTGGACGGCTTCCGGATCGACGTGGCGCACGGAATGATCAAGGCCGAGGGCCTGCCGGACGTGGGCTTCAACTCGATGACCACCGGCCAGCGCCAGTCCGAGCTGCTGGGCAAGGGCCGGCTGCCGTACTTCGACCAGGACGAGGTGCACGACATCTACCGCGCCTGGCGGCCGATCCTGGACAGCTACCCGGGTGGCCGGATGGCGGTCGCCGAGGCGTGGGCCGAGACGCCGCAGCGGCTGGCCCGCTACATCGGCCCGGACGAGCTGCACCAGGCGTTCAGCTTCGACTTCCTCGACGCCACCTGGTCGGCCGACTCGTTCCGCAAGGTGATCGACACGGCGCTGGCCGAGTCCACGATCGTGGGCGCGCCGACCACCTGGGTGCTCTCCAACCACGACCGGCAGCGGCACGTCACCCGGTACGGCGACGGCGAGGTCGGCCTGCGCCGTGCCCGTGCCGCCGCGCTGCTGATGTTCGCGCTGCCCGGCTGCGCGTACGTCTACCAGGGCGAGGAACTGGGCCTGCCGGAGGTGCTCGACCTTCCCGACGAGCTGCGTCAGGACCCGGCGTTCCGGCGCACCGGGGAGAGCCGGGACGGCTGCCGCGTGCCGATCCCGTGGGGCGGCGAGCTGCCCCCGTACGGCTTCGGGCCGGACGGCAGCGAGCTGAGCTGGCTGCCGGCGCCGGCGACCTGGCGGTCGCTGTCGGTGGCCGCCCAGACCGGGGTGCCCGGCTCGACACTGGAGCTGTACCGGACCGCGCTGCGCACCCGGCACGAGCACCCGGCGCTGGCCGGCCTGGACGCCATCACCTGGCTGGAGACCGAGCCCGGCGTCCTGGCGTTCCGCCGCACCGCCGGGGACGCCGAGGTGACCTGCGTGGTGAACATCAGCGGCGCCGAGGTGACTGTGAGCGGCTACGGCCGCCCGCTCGTCGCCAGCGCCGAACTCACCGAGCGGGGCGACGGACACGTCCTGCCGGTGGACGCGGCTGCGTGGTTCGAACGGCGCTGA
- a CDS encoding sugar ABC transporter substrate-binding protein has translation MRIRTAGVVAVLGLALAASGCGDSGSDDKPAAGESAKATGGKLVIWADDKRTAALKPFAEEFGKENGVTVEVQAVSKDLQTNFVTASQQGSGPDVVVGAHDWIGNLVQNGAIDPVQLPAEQKSGFNETAIKAVTFNGQLYGVPYATENVALIRNTELAPEAPKTIEDLVAAGKKLKAEKKASEILCLQSGQNGDAYHIYPLYTSGGGYLFGTAANGDYDPKDLGVGKPESIAAFQKIAKLGEKGEGALKRSITGENSIATFTGKKCAFLVSGPWAVADAKKANISYDISPVPGFAGGKEAQPFVGVQAFYVAAKGKNKALAQEFVTNYVTKPELAVALYKAEPRPPALTAAFDQVKGEDPDLAKFSEAGKNGQVLPAIPAMAAIWDPFGKAEAAIIGGADPAKTITAAGKTIQGQIK, from the coding sequence ATGCGCATCCGTACCGCGGGTGTGGTCGCCGTCCTCGGCCTGGCGCTCGCCGCCTCCGGCTGTGGTGACAGCGGCAGCGACGACAAGCCGGCCGCCGGCGAGTCCGCCAAGGCGACCGGCGGCAAGCTGGTCATCTGGGCCGACGACAAGCGCACGGCCGCCCTCAAGCCGTTCGCCGAGGAGTTCGGCAAGGAGAACGGCGTGACCGTCGAGGTCCAGGCCGTCTCCAAGGACCTGCAGACCAACTTCGTCACCGCCTCGCAGCAGGGCAGTGGCCCGGACGTCGTGGTCGGCGCGCACGACTGGATCGGCAACCTGGTCCAGAACGGCGCCATCGACCCGGTGCAGCTCCCGGCCGAGCAGAAGTCCGGCTTCAACGAGACCGCCATCAAGGCCGTCACGTTCAACGGCCAGCTCTACGGCGTGCCCTACGCCACCGAGAACGTCGCGCTGATCCGCAACACCGAGCTGGCCCCCGAGGCGCCGAAGACGATCGAGGACCTGGTCGCCGCCGGCAAGAAGCTCAAGGCGGAGAAGAAGGCCAGCGAGATCCTGTGCCTGCAGTCCGGCCAGAACGGCGACGCCTACCACATCTACCCGCTCTACACCTCGGGCGGCGGCTACCTGTTCGGCACCGCGGCGAACGGCGACTACGACCCGAAGGACCTGGGCGTGGGCAAGCCGGAGTCGATCGCTGCCTTCCAGAAGATCGCCAAGCTGGGTGAGAAGGGCGAGGGTGCGCTGAAGCGCTCCATCACCGGCGAGAACTCCATCGCCACCTTCACCGGCAAGAAGTGCGCGTTCCTGGTCTCCGGCCCGTGGGCCGTGGCCGACGCCAAGAAGGCCAACATCTCCTACGACATCTCCCCGGTCCCCGGCTTCGCCGGTGGCAAGGAGGCCCAGCCGTTCGTGGGCGTCCAGGCGTTCTACGTGGCCGCCAAGGGCAAGAACAAGGCCCTGGCCCAGGAGTTCGTCACCAACTACGTGACCAAGCCCGAGCTGGCCGTCGCGCTGTACAAGGCCGAGCCGCGCCCGCCGGCGCTGACCGCCGCCTTCGACCAGGTCAAGGGCGAGGACCCGGACCTGGCCAAGTTCTCCGAGGCCGGAAAGAACGGCCAGGTGCTCCCGGCGATCCCGGCCATGGCCGCGATCTGGGATCCGTTCGGCAAGGCGGAGGCCGCCATCATCGGTGGCGCCGACCCGGCCAAGACGATCACGGCCGCCGGCAAGACCATCCAGGGTCAGATCAAGTAA